Within the Pseudomonas sp. SL4(2022) genome, the region CGATCACCGATCAGCTGACGGGCTTCGACAATGTCTTCCGGGCGCTGCACAAACGACAGCGCCACCCAGTCCACGCCCAGCTCCAGGCCGAAGCTCAGGTCGCGGCGGTCTTTCTCGGTCAGCGGGCTCAGTTGCAGCACGGCTTCCGGCACGTTGACGCCCTTACGGTCGGACAGCTCGCCACCGGCGATCACCTCGGTGATTACCGCATCGCTGTGCTTGGCGGTGACTTGCAGGCGCAGGCGGCCATCGTCGAGCAACAGACTCATGCCCGGCTGCAGCGCTTCGATGATTTCCGGGTGGGGCAGGTTGACCCGATTGACGTCACCCGGGGTGCTGTCGAGGTCCAGGCGCAGGGTCTGGCCGCGTTGCAGGTTGACCTTGCCCTCGGCAAAACGGCCGACGCGCAGCTTCGGCCCTTGCAGGTCCATGAGGATGCCGATTGGGGTGTTCAGCTGCTGCTCGACTTCACGCACCCAGTCGAAGCGCTGGGCGTGGTCGGCGTGTTCGCCGTGGCTGAAGTTGAGGCGGAACAGGTTGACCCCGGCCTCCACCAGCTGGCGGATGTCATCGATGGTTTTGATCGCGGGGCCAAGGGTGGCGAGGATTTTTACTTTCTTGTTGGCGTTCATTGGGCAGGGGTCCCTAGGGTCTGTTGACGTTTCGGCGCGAGCCGCGTTGCTGCGCCAAATGACGCCAGGCAAGGCGCGGGACGCAGGCAATGGTTGTTCCCTTGCCAAGTCTCGCAACGCCGCATGGCGTCATTTGCCGCGCAACCCGGAGGGCCGGGCCAGTTTTTGCGCGGTACTGCGTTATTCGTCGTTCATTTGGAATGGCCAAACTTCTCTCCTCATGCCTTGCCCCGCGCAAAAACTGGCTCCGGCGCGGCCGCGAGCGAAACGTCAACAGACCCTAAAATCAGAATGGCGCGAAAATCGTTGACGTTGGTACGCGTCGGCCCGGTGACGATCAGTTGATCAAGGGCGGCGAAGTAGCCGTAGCCGTTGTTGTTATCCAGCTCATCGCGGCTGCTTAGCCCCAGCGCCGCGGCGCGGGCGTAGCTGTCGGGGGTCATAATGGCCCCGGCGTTGTCTTCCGAACCGTCGATGCCGTCGGTGTCGCCGGCCAGTGCATAGATGCCGGGCATGCCTTTGAGACTGTCGCTCAGGCTTAAGAGAAATTCGGCGTTGCGTCCGCCACGGCCATTGCCGCGCACGGTCACCGTGGTTTCGCCGCCGGAGAGAATCACGCAGGGCGCTTTGATTGGTTGACCATGCAGGCGCACCTGTTTGGCGATGCCGGCGTGCACCTTGGCGACTTCCCGCGATTCGCCTTCCAGATCACCGAGGATCAGCGTCGGCAAACCGGCGGCGTGGGCCTTGGCGGCCGCGGCGTCGAGGGATTGCTGCGGCCGGGCGATTAGCTGGAAGTGGCTGCGCGCCAGGCACGGATCGCCCGGCTTGACGGTTTCCGAGGCCGGGTTCTGCAGCCAGCTACGCACATTGGCTGGGATATCGATGCTGTAGCGCGCGAGGATCGCCAGGGCTTCGGCGGAGGTGGTCGGGTCGGCCACGGTTGGGCCGGAGGCGATCACCGTGGCTTCATCGCCCGGCACATCGGAAATTGCGTAGGTGTAGACGCTGGCTGGCCAGCTGGCCTTGGCCAGGCGGCCGCCCTTGATGGCAGAAAGGTGCTTGCGCACGCAGTTCATTTCGCCAATCGAGGCGCCGGATTTGAGCAGGGCTTTGTTAACCGCCTGCTTGTCTTTCAGGCTGATGCCTTCGGCGGGCAGGGCGAGCAGGGAAGAGCCGCCGCCGGACAGCAGAAAGATCACCCGGTCGGACTCGCTCAGGTTGCTGACCAGCTCCAATACGCGGCGCGCCACGCGCTCACCGGCGTCGTCCGGCACCGGATGGGCGGCTTCTACCACTTCGATTTTTTTGCAGTTGGCGCCGTGCTCGTAACGGGTGACCACCAGGCCAGAGACGTCGCCTTGCCATTCCTGCTCAATCACTTCGGCCATGGCCGCGGCGGCTTTGCCGGCACCGATCACGATAACGCGGCCGCTGCGATCTGCCGGCAGGTAGTCAGCCAGAACTTGCCGCGGGTGGGCGGCGTCGATGGCGCTGGCGAACAGTTCGCGCAGCAGAGACGTTGGATTGAAAGACGGATCGATGGACATGGCGATCTCTCTTGATAGGGCCGGAGCAAATTCTTATTGCTGAGCACGTTCGATTCTAGTGCGCAGCGCCCTGGGGAAAGACGCTGCGCACTGGAATCGACCCACCCGGCCGGCAGGCCGTGACACCGCCTGCCGGGCAGATCGAAAGGGTTGTGTAGGATGGGTTGAGCGAAGCGATACCCATCACGTGGTGTTGTTCCTCCGATGGGTATCGCAGGCTCAACCCATCCTACGGTGCTGCTTACTCACCACGGATGTTGAAGTTGGCCATATGTTCCAGGCCTTTGATCAACGCCGAGTGATCCCAGTTGCTGCCGCCGATGGCCGCACAGGTGCTGAACACTTGCTGGGCGTTGGCGGTGTTGGGCAGGTTAAGGCCCAGTTCGCGCGCGCCGGCCAAGGCCAGGTTGAGGTCCTTCTGGTGCAGGCTGATGCGGAAGCCTGGGTCGAAGGTGCCTTTGATCATGCGCTCACCGTGCACTTCAAGGATCTTCGAACCGGCGAAACCGCCCATCAGCGCTTCACGCACCTTGGCTGGATCGGCGCCATTCTTGGCGGCGAACAGCAGGGCTTCAGCCACAGCCTGGATGTTCAAAGCAACGATGATCTGGTTGGCGACCTTGGCGGTCTGACCGTCCCCGTTACCGCCAACGCGGGTGATGTTCTTGCCCATGGCCTGGAACAGCGGCAGCGCGCGTTCGAAGGCATTCGGGCAGCCGCCGATCATGATCGACAGGGTGGCCGCCTTGGCACCGACTTCACCGCCGGATACCGGCGCGTCGAGGTAGGAAGCGCCAGTGGCTTTGATCTTCTCGGCGAACTGCTTGGTGGCGGTAGGGGAGATCGAGCTCATGTCGATCACCACCTTGCCAGCGCCCACGCCTGCGGCAACGCCGTCTTCGCGGAACAGTACGTCTTCAACCTGAGGGGTATCCGGCACCATGATGATGATGAATTCGGCTTCCTGCGCCACTTCGCGTGGGTTGGCCAGGCCGATGCCGTTGTCGCCCAACAGGTCGGCCGGCGCCTTGTCGAAGTGCTCGGAGAAGAACAGGGTGTGCCCGGCTTTTTGCAGGTTCTGCGCCATAGGCTTGCCCATGATGCCGGTGCCGATAAATCCGATTTTTGCCATGAGAACTATCCTCTGATTCAGGTTGCGTTGTGCGCTTTCATCCAGCCGAGGCCGGCAGCGGTGGTGGTTGCCGGCTTGTATTCACAGCCGATCCAGCCCTGGTAGCCGATGCGGTCCAGGTGCTCGAAGAGGAAGCGGTAGTTGATCTCGCCCGTGCCCGGCTCGTTGCGGCCCGGGTTGTCGGCCAACTGCACATGGTTGATCACAGACAGATTGGCCTCGACGGTACGCGCCAGGTCACCTTCCATGATTTGCATGTGGTAGATGTCGTATTGCAGGTACAGGTTGCTGCTATCGACCTTGTCGCGAATGGCCAGCGCCTGCTTCGTGGTGTTCAGGTAGAAGCCGGGAATGTCGCGGGTGTTGATCATTTCCATGACCAGCTTGATGCCCGCGGCTTCGAGCTTGCCAGCGGCAAACTTGAGGTTGTCGACAAAGGTCTGCTCGACGGTGGCGCAATCAAGACCCTGCGGACGGATACCGGCCAGGCAGTTGATCTGTTTGTTGCCCAGCACCTTGGCGTAGGCGATGGCCTTATCGACACCGGCGCGGAACTCTTCAACGCGGTCGGGGTGGCAGGCGATACCACGCTCGCCCTTGGCCCAATCGCCGGCGGGCAGGTTGAACAGCACCTGCTCCAGACGGTTGGCATCCAGGCGCGCCTTGATCACTTCAGCCGGACAATCATAGGGAAACAGGTATTCGACACCGCTGAAGCCTGCGGCTGCGGCAGCGTCGAAACGGTCCAGAAAGTCCACTTCGGTGAACAGCATGGACAGGTTGGCGGCAAAACGGGGCATGGTGTGCTCCTTGTCTTGCGCAGCCCGGATAAAGCATCCGGGCTGCTGGTTCAGAAGGCGATTTAGTCGAGCAGCGAGATGGCAGTCGGGGCGTCGACGCCGCGCTCGGCCAGTTCTTCGAACTCGTTGACGGCGTTGATTTCGGTACCCATGGAGATGTTGGTGACACGCTCCAGGATAATTTCCACCACCACCGGTACGCGGTGCTCGGCCATCAGGCGCTTGGCTTCGGCAAAGGCGTTTTGCAGTTCGTTCGGGTCAAACACGCGGATAGCCTTACAGCCCAGGCCTTCCACCACGGCAACGTGGTCAACACCGTAACCGTTGATTTCCGGCGCGTTGATGTTCTCGAACGCCAGCTGTACGCAGTAGTCGATCTCGAAGCCGCGTTGCGCCTGACGGATCAGCCCCAGGTAGGAGTTGTTCACCAGCACGTGGATGTACGGCAGGTTGAACTGCGCACCCACCGCCAGTTCTTCGATCATGAACTGGAAGTCATAGTCGCCAGACAACGCCACGACCTTGCGGGTCGGGTCGGCCTTGACCACACCCAGCGCTGCCGGAATGGTCCAACCCAGCGGGCCGGCCTGGCCACAGTTGATCCAGTGACGCGGCTTGTAGACGTGGAGGAACTGCGCACCGGCGATTTGCGACAGACCGATGGTGGTGACGTAGCAGGTGTCCTTGCCGAACGCTTCGTTCATCTCTTCATAGACGCGCTGCGGCTTGGCCGGCACGTTGTCGAAGTGGGTCTTGCGCTGCAGGGTGCGCTTGCGCTCGCGGCAGCTGTCCAGCCAGGCGCTGCGATCTTTCAGTTTGCCGGCGGCTTTCCACTCGCGGGCCACTTCCAGGAACGCGTCCAGCGCCGAGCCTGCATCGGACACGATGCCCAGGTCCGGGTTGAATACACGGCCAATCTGCGTCGGTTCGATGTCGACGTGAATGAACGTGCGGCCTTCGGTGTAGACCTCAACCGAGCCGGTATGGCGGTTGGCCCAGCGGTTACCGATACCGAACACCAGGTCGGAAGCCAGCAGGGTGGCGTTGCCGTAACGGTGTGAGGTCTGCAGACCGACCATGCCGACCATCAGCTTGTGGTCATCCGGGATCACGCCCCAACCCATCAAGGTCGGTACTACCGGCACGCCGGTCAGTTCGGCGAACTCCACCAGCTTGTCGGCGGCGTCGGCATTGAAAATACCGCCACCGGCAACCAGCAACGGGCGCTCGGCGTCGTTGAGCATGGCGATGGCTTTTTCCGCCTGCACCCGGTTGGCAGCCGGCTTGGCCAACGGCAGTGGCTCGTAGGCGTCGATATCGAATTCGATCTCGGCCATCTGGACGTCGAACGGCAAGTCGATCAGTACGGGGCCTGGACGACCGCTGCGCATTTCATAAAAGGCTCTCTGGAAGGCGCGCGGCACTTGGCCTGGCTCCATCACGGTAGTGGCCCACTTGGTCACCGGCTTGACGATGCTGGTGATGTCGACGGCCTGGAAGTCTTCCTTGTGCATGCGGGCACGCGGCGCTTGGCCGGTGATGCACAGAATCGGGATGGAGTCGGCCGATGCCGAGTACAGGCCGGTCACCATATCGGTGCCCGCAGGGCCGGAGGTGCCGATGCACACGCCGATATTGCCGGCATGGGTGCGGGTGTAACCCTCAGCCATGTGCGAGGCACCTTCGACGTGGCGAGCCAGGACGTGGTCGATACCGCCG harbors:
- a CDS encoding glycerate kinase type-2 family protein translates to MSIDPSFNPTSLLRELFASAIDAAHPRQVLADYLPADRSGRVIVIGAGKAAAAMAEVIEQEWQGDVSGLVVTRYEHGANCKKIEVVEAAHPVPDDAGERVARRVLELVSNLSESDRVIFLLSGGGSSLLALPAEGISLKDKQAVNKALLKSGASIGEMNCVRKHLSAIKGGRLAKASWPASVYTYAISDVPGDEATVIASGPTVADPTTSAEALAILARYSIDIPANVRSWLQNPASETVKPGDPCLARSHFQLIARPQQSLDAAAAKAHAAGLPTLILGDLEGESREVAKVHAGIAKQVRLHGQPIKAPCVILSGGETTVTVRGNGRGGRNAEFLLSLSDSLKGMPGIYALAGDTDGIDGSEDNAGAIMTPDSYARAAALGLSSRDELDNNNGYGYFAALDQLIVTGPTRTNVNDFRAILILGSVDVSLAAAPEPVFARGKA
- a CDS encoding 2-hydroxy-3-oxopropionate reductase, whose amino-acid sequence is MAKIGFIGTGIMGKPMAQNLQKAGHTLFFSEHFDKAPADLLGDNGIGLANPREVAQEAEFIIIMVPDTPQVEDVLFREDGVAAGVGAGKVVIDMSSISPTATKQFAEKIKATGASYLDAPVSGGEVGAKAATLSIMIGGCPNAFERALPLFQAMGKNITRVGGNGDGQTAKVANQIIVALNIQAVAEALLFAAKNGADPAKVREALMGGFAGSKILEVHGERMIKGTFDPGFRISLHQKDLNLALAGARELGLNLPNTANAQQVFSTCAAIGGSNWDHSALIKGLEHMANFNIRGE
- the hyi gene encoding hydroxypyruvate isomerase, translated to MPRFAANLSMLFTEVDFLDRFDAAAAAGFSGVEYLFPYDCPAEVIKARLDANRLEQVLFNLPAGDWAKGERGIACHPDRVEEFRAGVDKAIAYAKVLGNKQINCLAGIRPQGLDCATVEQTFVDNLKFAAGKLEAAGIKLVMEMINTRDIPGFYLNTTKQALAIRDKVDSSNLYLQYDIYHMQIMEGDLARTVEANLSVINHVQLADNPGRNEPGTGEINYRFLFEHLDRIGYQGWIGCEYKPATTTAAGLGWMKAHNAT
- the gcl gene encoding glyoxylate carboligase — its product is MAKMRAIEAAVLVMRREGVDTAFGIPGAAINPLYAALKKVGGIDHVLARHVEGASHMAEGYTRTHAGNIGVCIGTSGPAGTDMVTGLYSASADSIPILCITGQAPRARMHKEDFQAVDITSIVKPVTKWATTVMEPGQVPRAFQRAFYEMRSGRPGPVLIDLPFDVQMAEIEFDIDAYEPLPLAKPAANRVQAEKAIAMLNDAERPLLVAGGGIFNADAADKLVEFAELTGVPVVPTLMGWGVIPDDHKLMVGMVGLQTSHRYGNATLLASDLVFGIGNRWANRHTGSVEVYTEGRTFIHVDIEPTQIGRVFNPDLGIVSDAGSALDAFLEVAREWKAAGKLKDRSAWLDSCRERKRTLQRKTHFDNVPAKPQRVYEEMNEAFGKDTCYVTTIGLSQIAGAQFLHVYKPRHWINCGQAGPLGWTIPAALGVVKADPTRKVVALSGDYDFQFMIEELAVGAQFNLPYIHVLVNNSYLGLIRQAQRGFEIDYCVQLAFENINAPEINGYGVDHVAVVEGLGCKAIRVFDPNELQNAFAEAKRLMAEHRVPVVVEIILERVTNISMGTEINAVNEFEELAERGVDAPTAISLLD